The proteins below come from a single Leptospiraceae bacterium genomic window:
- a CDS encoding ribbon-helix-helix protein, CopG family — protein MLYMLALRLPAILEDKLEEICRSEKKTKSELLREAIELYFEAYQKRTSAYELGKEFFGKYGSGVKDNSENYKKRLKEKWNAKRST, from the coding sequence ATGTTATACATGTTAGCTTTGAGACTACCAGCCATACTAGAAGATAAATTAGAAGAAATTTGTCGTTCTGAAAAGAAAACCAAATCGGAATTACTCCGAGAGGCGATAGAATTATACTTTGAAGCATACCAAAAAAGGACTTCTGCATACGAACTCGGAAAAGAATTTTTCGGTAAATACGGAAGCGGCGTAAAAGATAATTCAGAAAACTATAAAAAACGACTAAAAGAGAAATGGAATGCAAAGCGCTCTACTTGA
- a CDS encoding DEAD/DEAH box helicase, producing MNLIAPSQRIRCRNAEWLVKSIKSYSGRQILRCVGIDPLVKNQERIFIEPLDTFEVIEPEDTKLVEDDSNQYKKTKFYLEARLRSIPLLGRKMDWEELGVFNLYNFQKTSVLKALQKVQSRLLIADAVGLGKTIQVGMIVSELMRRGTADKILVLTKKSMLKQFQSELWNKFNIPLIRMDSEAISKLRTKIPSNKNPFDIYHKAILSIDTLKQSIKYEHFLEEINWDIVIIDEAHNVAGASGIQKNESYRLARLLSKKAKHFLLTTATPHNGKKETFGRLLSLVDPSSMPDPNMEIYDVEDIRDHFVMRFKEEVRREINEQMKEAKIISLKDTSQDATESEKKILEMIASLRNQTKKVKGKRDSIRLLQYGYYKLFLSSPEALKKTLEARLNTLSKNQEEEISGEEKILKTIQSSLSKETISKSTRFAVLLKCLKEIGWDGSSNSPRVLVFTEYVQTEKKLSHALAESFSIPFNPAPETPANEKILMIDGSTPEKTLMDSVEAFATGGTSVRIMIATDVASEGINLHHSCHHIIHYDLPWSVITLIQRNGRIDRIGQTITPEIRYLKVNSGTEAFSADEKIFDKLTQKAEEINKLRKEAESVLNLFDAERETQYIGEKIIEGENPETILEKPATLDLGGMDEMEELMRQLQALNTNSESETNEELLTGWKELYTDKDFFLQGYNYIKEKHPDDFLDLEETENFIGFTPPEEVKKRLGSPSQSADLIYGATSLAPEVWRVVGNQFRLSDDKEYVLKSFEAAKVNKEMGHWSNVSYLNRHNPIMNWLTERLLLEFARGEAPLIISKNLSKDNLVFFFIGQVSSKTGEPLLILPHAVKIAPGNKVEIMSYDEFLKSIQIKTLVNTKNPPGMKNANILIPKAVARSKKFLKEEMEKVHTLNKEKSTSYIRTLSRWSKKKTDLLKSQMSKMTANQKRFAELDKQIEETKLYVKEKTEMVQKSFEHEDNPLTELILVVEGSGK from the coding sequence ATGAACCTTATTGCCCCTTCTCAAAGAATCCGTTGCCGTAATGCGGAATGGTTAGTAAAAAGTATTAAATCTTATTCTGGAAGGCAAATCCTTCGCTGTGTTGGGATTGATCCACTTGTAAAAAATCAGGAAAGAATTTTTATAGAACCACTCGATACTTTTGAAGTCATCGAACCAGAAGATACAAAGTTAGTAGAGGATGATTCCAACCAATACAAAAAAACAAAATTTTATCTAGAAGCGCGGCTAAGAAGTATTCCCCTCTTGGGTCGAAAAATGGATTGGGAAGAACTTGGAGTATTCAATCTATATAATTTTCAAAAAACTTCTGTTTTAAAAGCATTACAAAAAGTTCAATCTAGACTTCTCATTGCCGATGCTGTAGGTTTAGGAAAAACTATTCAGGTAGGAATGATTGTTTCTGAATTAATGAGGCGTGGCACTGCAGATAAAATTCTAGTATTAACAAAAAAGTCCATGCTTAAACAATTTCAATCCGAACTCTGGAATAAATTTAACATTCCTCTCATACGAATGGACTCGGAAGCCATTTCTAAACTCAGAACAAAAATTCCTTCTAATAAAAATCCTTTTGATATTTATCACAAAGCAATTCTATCTATTGACACATTAAAACAAAGTATTAAGTATGAGCATTTTTTAGAAGAGATAAACTGGGATATTGTGATCATTGATGAAGCGCATAACGTTGCAGGAGCCTCTGGTATACAAAAAAATGAAAGTTATAGATTAGCAAGATTGTTATCCAAAAAGGCAAAACATTTTTTACTTACAACAGCCACTCCTCACAACGGAAAAAAAGAAACCTTTGGACGACTTTTGAGTTTAGTTGATCCGTCTTCTATGCCTGATCCGAATATGGAAATCTACGATGTAGAAGATATTAGAGATCATTTTGTGATGAGATTCAAAGAAGAAGTTCGCAGAGAGATAAATGAGCAAATGAAAGAAGCAAAGATTATTTCCTTAAAAGATACAAGCCAAGATGCTACTGAATCAGAAAAGAAAATATTGGAAATGATTGCTTCTCTTAGAAACCAAACTAAAAAAGTTAAAGGGAAAAGAGATAGTATCCGCTTGTTGCAATATGGATATTACAAACTTTTTTTAAGTAGTCCCGAAGCATTGAAGAAAACCTTAGAGGCAAGATTGAATACTTTATCCAAAAATCAGGAAGAAGAAATTTCAGGTGAGGAAAAAATTCTAAAAACAATTCAATCCTCCCTTTCCAAGGAAACAATTTCCAAAAGTACAAGGTTTGCCGTATTGTTAAAATGTTTGAAAGAGATTGGTTGGGATGGAAGTTCTAACTCGCCTAGAGTTTTAGTATTTACCGAATATGTTCAAACCGAAAAAAAATTATCTCATGCATTAGCAGAGTCTTTTTCGATTCCTTTTAATCCAGCACCGGAAACTCCTGCCAATGAAAAAATTCTAATGATAGATGGTTCAACTCCGGAAAAAACCTTGATGGATAGTGTAGAGGCATTTGCAACTGGGGGAACGAGTGTAAGAATCATGATTGCGACTGACGTTGCCTCAGAAGGAATCAATCTTCATCATAGTTGTCATCATATCATCCATTATGATCTTCCGTGGTCAGTGATTACTCTTATCCAGAGAAATGGACGTATTGATCGAATCGGTCAAACGATAACTCCTGAGATTCGTTATCTAAAAGTAAATTCAGGAACAGAAGCATTTAGTGCGGATGAAAAGATTTTTGATAAACTCACCCAAAAGGCAGAAGAAATCAACAAACTCAGAAAGGAAGCAGAAAGTGTACTCAATCTTTTTGATGCAGAAAGAGAAACACAGTACATTGGGGAAAAAATTATCGAAGGAGAAAATCCGGAAACAATCTTAGAAAAACCAGCGACCCTAGACCTTGGTGGAATGGATGAAATGGAAGAACTGATGCGTCAGTTGCAAGCTTTAAACACAAATTCAGAATCAGAAACAAATGAAGAGCTTTTAACAGGTTGGAAGGAACTTTATACGGATAAAGATTTCTTTTTGCAGGGTTATAATTATATCAAAGAAAAACACCCCGATGATTTTTTAGATTTGGAGGAAACGGAAAACTTCATTGGATTTACTCCTCCCGAAGAAGTGAAAAAAAGACTCGGATCACCTTCCCAATCTGCTGATCTGATTTATGGTGCAACTTCCCTTGCTCCTGAGGTTTGGAGAGTGGTAGGAAATCAATTTCGTTTGAGTGATGATAAAGAATATGTTTTAAAATCGTTTGAAGCTGCCAAGGTGAATAAAGAAATGGGACATTGGTCTAATGTGAGTTATCTCAACCGACACAATCCAATTATGAATTGGCTGACCGAAAGGTTGCTTTTAGAATTTGCTAGAGGGGAAGCCCCTCTCATTATAAGTAAAAATTTATCCAAAGACAATTTAGTATTTTTCTTTATCGGTCAGGTTAGCTCTAAAACAGGAGAGCCTCTTCTTATACTTCCTCATGCTGTTAAAATTGCTCCCGGAAATAAAGTCGAAATCATGTCCTATGATGAATTTTTAAAAAGCATTCAAATTAAAACGTTAGTCAACACAAAGAATCCTCCGGGGATGAAAAATGCAAACATCCTCATTCCAAAAGCTGTAGCTAGAAGTAAAAAATTTTTAAAAGAAGAAATGGAAAAAGTTCATACTTTAAATAAGGAAAAATCCACATCTTACATCAGAACATTAAGTCGTTGGTCTAAAAAGAAAACCGATTTATTAAAATCACAAATGAGTAAAATGACAGCTAACCAAAAAAGATTTGCAGAGTTAGATAAACAAATTGAAGAAACCAAATTATATGTAAAAGAAAAAACTGAAATGGTCCAAAAAAGTTTCGAACACGAAGACAATCCTCTAACAGAATTAATCTTAGTTGTGGAAGGAAGCGGCAAATGA
- the xerD gene encoding site-specific tyrosine recombinase XerD gives MASSAQVKLLQNFQEYLSVEKGLSDNSIFSYGYDLNKFKSYLDKQQIDLLNVQSKDIMKFLVEEKSRKISSKTLAREVVAIRQFYKYLRDEKQLDFNPTDKIETPEVMRAIPDHLTLDEINELFDKIKEDNIYELRDKCIFELLYSSGLRISEACNLKMEDVDLENMAIAIEGKGGKARLVPFGEKALNIIQRYLEKSRPEILKIRKCDYIFVSKKGSFINRKSVWRLLNLYIKRTGIQKKVTPHTLRHSFATHLLENHADLRSVQELLGHIDISTTQIYTQMANKSLKEVHKKHHPRG, from the coding sequence TTGGCTAGCAGTGCTCAAGTAAAATTACTTCAAAACTTTCAAGAATATCTCTCCGTAGAAAAAGGATTAAGCGACAATTCCATTTTTTCTTACGGATATGATTTAAACAAGTTCAAATCCTATCTAGATAAACAACAGATTGATTTGCTAAATGTGCAGTCCAAAGATATTATGAAATTTTTAGTAGAAGAAAAAAGCCGAAAAATTTCCTCTAAAACTCTTGCACGAGAAGTAGTCGCAATACGCCAATTTTACAAATACCTTCGAGACGAAAAACAACTTGATTTTAATCCGACAGACAAAATCGAAACTCCTGAGGTAATGCGTGCGATTCCCGATCACCTCACTCTCGATGAAATCAACGAACTATTCGACAAAATCAAAGAAGACAATATTTACGAACTAAGAGACAAGTGTATTTTCGAGTTACTTTATTCTTCCGGTCTTCGAATTTCCGAAGCCTGCAATTTAAAAATGGAAGATGTAGACTTGGAAAACATGGCTATTGCTATTGAGGGTAAGGGCGGTAAGGCGCGACTTGTTCCGTTCGGAGAAAAAGCATTAAATATCATCCAACGTTACTTAGAGAAAAGTCGTCCCGAAATTTTAAAAATTCGTAAATGTGATTATATATTTGTTTCTAAAAAAGGATCTTTCATCAACCGCAAATCTGTTTGGCGTTTACTTAATCTCTACATCAAACGCACTGGGATTCAAAAGAAAGTTACTCCGCATACTCTACGTCATTCGTTTGCTACTCATTTACTTGAGAACCACGCAGATCTTCGTTCTGTTCAAGAATTACTCGGTCATATCGACATTTCTACAACGCAGATTTATACACAAATGGCAAACAAGTCTCTCAAGGAAGTTCACAAGAAACACCATCCTAGGGGTTAA
- a CDS encoding PIN domain-containing protein, whose product MQSALLDAGPLIALFDNSDKHHKKVLSFFQSFTGKLYTTWPVLTETMHFLNFNPNVQSDFLQWLQKDPIQIPEMGKANLEKLRKLILKYKNVPMDLADASLVLLSEEMNIKQIITLDSDYIVYKINKKSFRNIL is encoded by the coding sequence ATGCAAAGCGCTCTACTTGATGCAGGACCACTCATTGCCTTATTTGACAACTCAGACAAACACCATAAAAAGGTTTTAAGTTTTTTCCAAAGCTTCACTGGAAAACTTTATACAACATGGCCTGTCCTCACAGAGACAATGCATTTTTTAAATTTCAATCCAAACGTTCAGTCTGATTTTTTACAATGGCTCCAAAAAGACCCAATCCAAATTCCCGAAATGGGCAAGGCAAATTTAGAAAAATTACGAAAGCTGATTTTGAAATACAAAAATGTCCCAATGGATTTGGCAGATGCTAGTCTTGTATTATTATCCGAAGAAATGAATATCAAACAGATTATCACCTTGGATTCCGATTATATTGTTTACAAAATAAATAAAAAATCATTCCGTAATATTTTGTAG
- the ygiD gene encoding 4,5-DOPA dioxygenase extradiol has translation MNTKELNNILQSKSKSGKMPVIFVGHGNPMFAITPNPYRDVWAEIGKKIPTPNAILCISAHWLTKGTAVTMVDKPKTIHDFGGFPDELFKQQYPAAGSPEYAKLTIDTVKSTNVLEDYEWGLDHGSWSVLLNMFPKANIPVFQMSIDYYKSLQYHFDLGKELSALRAKGVLIIGSGNVVHNLRQVRWEENAKPFDWAIEFDGLVKKSIEDNNNKPLIEYQKLGQIANLAHPTNEHYLPLLYTLGLRDKTDEFQFFNDSIDMGSMSMRSVVFV, from the coding sequence ATGAATACAAAAGAATTAAACAATATTTTACAAAGTAAATCCAAAAGCGGCAAAATGCCAGTAATCTTTGTGGGACATGGAAATCCCATGTTTGCCATTACCCCTAACCCCTACAGAGATGTATGGGCAGAGATTGGAAAGAAAATTCCTACTCCAAATGCAATTCTTTGTATTTCGGCTCACTGGCTTACAAAGGGAACTGCTGTGACGATGGTAGATAAACCCAAAACGATTCACGACTTCGGAGGTTTTCCAGACGAACTATTTAAACAACAATACCCAGCAGCCGGCTCGCCTGAATATGCAAAACTTACAATTGATACGGTTAAATCGACTAACGTATTAGAAGATTATGAATGGGGATTAGACCATGGATCTTGGTCAGTTCTATTAAATATGTTTCCCAAGGCAAATATTCCTGTTTTTCAAATGAGCATTGATTATTACAAATCACTTCAATACCATTTTGACCTAGGAAAAGAATTATCAGCATTACGCGCTAAGGGAGTATTAATTATAGGAAGTGGAAATGTAGTTCATAACCTAAGACAAGTTAGGTGGGAAGAAAATGCAAAACCATTTGATTGGGCAATTGAATTCGACGGTCTTGTCAAAAAAAGCATTGAGGATAACAATAATAAACCGCTTATTGAATATCAAAAACTTGGACAAATTGCAAACCTAGCTCATCCGACTAACGAGCATTATCTGCCTCTCCTTTATACACTGGGGCTAAGGGATAAGACAGATGAGTTTCAATTTTTCAATGACTCCATTGATATGGGATCAATGAGTATGCGCAGTGTGGTTTTTGTCTAA